From Rhodopirellula bahusiensis, one genomic window encodes:
- a CDS encoding metallophosphoesterase family protein, which produces MQKLVGRRALLRNGTLVLAGAALTKHQLFSDETASEHAKSVRVGLITDLHYADKSPAGSRHYRETLDKLQAASQQFAADRPDFVVELGDLIDAADSVDVEQGYLKTINKQFSAICDDRHYVLGNHCVDTLTKEEFLGGVGQERSYYSFDREGIHFIVLDSCFRSDGEPYQRRNFQWTDPNVSAEEMEWLRGDLKSNSKPTVVFAHQRLDVSNHHGVKNCVDVRKALEESGNVKAVFQGHSHQNDLNEIGGIHYCTMAAMVEGSGPESNGYSVMDIQADGTIEIKGFVRQASYHWGV; this is translated from the coding sequence ATGCAGAAGTTGGTGGGAAGACGAGCACTCTTACGAAACGGAACGCTGGTATTGGCCGGAGCTGCACTTACCAAGCACCAACTGTTCTCAGATGAAACAGCCAGCGAACATGCCAAGTCAGTTCGCGTTGGTCTGATCACCGACTTACACTACGCCGACAAATCGCCCGCTGGCTCGCGTCACTATCGTGAGACGCTGGACAAATTGCAGGCGGCCAGTCAGCAATTCGCCGCCGATCGCCCGGACTTTGTCGTCGAGTTGGGCGACCTGATTGACGCGGCGGATTCTGTCGATGTTGAGCAAGGTTATCTGAAGACCATCAACAAGCAGTTCTCAGCGATTTGCGATGATCGACACTATGTGCTCGGCAATCACTGCGTCGACACGCTGACGAAAGAAGAGTTTCTTGGCGGCGTTGGTCAAGAACGTTCCTACTACTCTTTCGACCGCGAAGGGATTCACTTCATCGTGTTGGATTCCTGTTTCCGAAGCGACGGCGAACCCTATCAACGAAGAAACTTCCAATGGACCGACCCGAACGTTTCGGCGGAGGAAATGGAGTGGTTGCGTGGCGACCTGAAATCGAACTCCAAACCGACAGTGGTCTTTGCTCATCAGCGGCTCGATGTCAGCAACCACCACGGGGTCAAGAACTGCGTCGATGTCAGGAAAGCACTTGAAGAGTCCGGCAACGTGAAAGCGGTTTTTCAAGGCCACAGCCACCAGAACGATCTGAATGAGATCGGCGGAATTCATTACTGCACGATGGCGGCAATGGTCGAGGGATCTGGCCCGGAAAGCAACGGATACTCAGTGATGGACATTCAGGCTGACGGCACGATCGAAATCAAGGGATTCGTTCGTCAAGCGAGCTATCATTGGGGCGTCTGA